A portion of the Aphelocoma coerulescens isolate FSJ_1873_10779 chromosome 1, UR_Acoe_1.0, whole genome shotgun sequence genome contains these proteins:
- the TIAM1 gene encoding rho guanine nucleotide exchange factor TIAM1 isoform X3: protein MSALWRGSRKLRSGSAARDGDSLHRMLYLSTEQVAAFCRSLHEMNPSDCSAPPQDCAGPQLSTMRQLTDADKLRKVICELLETERTYVKDLNCLMERYLKPLQKETFLTPDELDVLFGNLTEMVAFQVEFLKTLEDGVRLVPDLEKLEKVEQFKKVLFSLGGSFLYYADRFKLYSAFCASHTKVPKVLVKAKTDTAFKAFLDAQNPRRQHSSTLESYLIKPIQRILKYPLLLKELFALTDVDSEEHYHLDVAIKTMNKVASHINEMQKIHEEYGAVFDQLIAEQTGEKKEVADLSMGDLLLHNTVIWLNPPASLGKWKKEPELAAFVFKTAVVLVYKDGSKQKKKLGGSHRASIYEDWDPFRFRHMIPLEALQVRALASADAETNSVCEIVHVKSESEGRPERTFHLCCSSPEHRKDFLKAVHSILRDKHRRQLLKTESLPSSQQYVPFGGKRLCALKGARPAMNRAVSAPSKSLGRRRRRLARNRFTIDSEAVHSSSPEKEPAQPAQGGDTDRWVEEQFDLAQYEEQEDIKETDILSDDDDFCEAARGAQRELRERLQATSLAGGRRPERPCPPGERPCPPRDAHAARMAQLRKQAALPGINGAAEGHGEEVIWVRREDFVPGRKLNTEL, encoded by the exons ATGTCGGCGCTCTGGAGGGGCAGCCGAAAGCTGCGGAGCGGGAGCGCTGCCAGGGACGGGGACTCCCTGCACCGAATGCTGTACCTG AGCACAGAGCAGGTCGCTGCTTTCTGTCGCAGTCTGCATGAAATGAACCCCTCTGACTGCAGTGCTCCCCCCCAGGACTGTGCAGGGCCCCAGCTGAGCACCATGAGGCAGCTCACggatgcagacaagctgaggaAGGTCATCtgtgagctcctggagaccGAGCGCACCTATGTCAAG GACTTAAATTGCCTGATGGAGAGATACCTGAAGCCTCTACAGAAAGAAACCTTCCTCACACCAGATGAG CTCGATGTTCTCTTTGGGAATCTGACTGAAATGGTAGCATTCCAGGTAGAGTTCTTGAAAACTCTGGAAGATGGAGTAAGGCTGGTTCCAGACctggaaaagcttgaaaaaGTTGAGCAATTTAAG AAAGTGTTGTTCTCCCTGGGTGGATCCTTCTTGTACTACGCTGACCGGTTCAAGCTGTACAGTGCCTTCTGTGCCAGCCACACGAAAGTCCCCAAAGTCCTGGTGAAAG CCAAGACAGACACCGCTTTCAAGGCGTTCCTGGATGCCCAGAACCCGCGCCGGCAGCACTCCTCCACCCTGGAGTCTTACCTCATCAAACCCATCCAGAGGATACTCAAATACCCCCTCCTGCTCAAGGAGCTCTTTGCTCTCACTGATGTGGACAGTGAAGAACATTATCACCTTGATG TGGCCATCAAAACAATGAACAAAGTTGCCAGCCACATTAATGAAATGCAGAAAATCCATGAAGAGTATGGGGCAGTGTTTGACCAACTCATAGCAGAACaaacaggggagaaaaaagag GTCGCCGACCTTTCCATGGGGGACTTGCTCTTGCATAACACAGTGATATGGCTGAAccctcctgcttccctgggcaagTGGAAGAAGGAACCTGAGCTGGCAGCATTTG TGTTCAAAACTGCCGTGGTCCTTGTGTACAAGGATGGTTCCAAACAGAAGAAGAAACTC GGAGGATCACATAGAGCCTCAATTTATGAAGACTGGGATCCGTTCCGGTTTCGCCACATGATCCCTCTGGAAGCGCTGCAGGTCCGGGCCCTGGCCAGCGCAG ATGCAGAGACCAATTCTGTGTGTGAGATTGTCCATGTCAAATCTGAGTCTGAGGGCAGGCCAGAAAGGACATTTCACCTCTGCTGTAG CTCACCAGAACACAGGAAGGACTTTCTGAAGGCAGTGCACTCCATCCTGCGGGACAAACACAGAAGACAGCTCCTTAAAACCGAAAGTTTGCCCTCATCCCAGCAATATGTTCCTTTTGGTGGAAAAAGATTGTGTGCTCTAAAAGGTGCAAGGCCAGCCATGAACAGGGCAG tgtcagCCCCAAGCAAGTctctggggaggaggaggcggcggctgGCCCGAAACAGGTTTACCATTGACTCAGAGGCCGTCCACAGCAGCAGCCCCGAGAAAGAGCCCGCGCAGCCCGcgcagggaggggacactgaCCGCTGGGTCGAGGAGCAGTTCGACCTGGCGCAGTACGAGGAGCAGGAGGACATCAAGGAGACCGACATCCTGAGCGACGACGACGACTTCTGCGAGGCGGCGCGCGGGGCGCagcgggagctgcgggagcggctgcagGCCACGTCCCTGGCGGGCGGCCGGCGGCCCGAGCGGCCCTGCCCGCCCGGAGAGCGGCCCTGCCCGCCCAGGGACGCGCACGccgccaggatggcccagctgAGGAAGCAGGCGGCCCTGCCCGGCATCAACGGCGCCGCCGAGGGCCACGGCGAGGAGGTCATCTGGGTGCGGCGGGAGGACTTTGTGCCCGGCAGGAAGCTCAACACCGAGCTCTga